A region from the Gigantopelta aegis isolate Gae_Host unplaced genomic scaffold, Gae_host_genome ctg4790_pilon_pilon:::debris, whole genome shotgun sequence genome encodes:
- the LOC121366115 gene encoding indolethylamine N-methyltransferase-like, translated as RLTGHRLLDFGCGPNLCGVITTPERFTDIVMADLSPSNLDTIRRWMDGEKTNFKWDHIFKFIAELAGAKDVSEWTKRKIGHLKTAVKKLVTCDVTVELPLGPDYVEAFDVVFTSFCLAAAAKSVAEYKQFLKNVASLLPSGGHLVMRDVKNKTAYTVDNRIFHYLSFSTSDVKDALCNAQFEVLEYKSDTFSMLQFDPPEFEVFVLLARKI; from the exons AAAGACTGACAGGACATCGACTCCTTGACTTTGGTTGCGGCCCAAATTTGTGTGGGGTGATCACCACGCCAGAACGATTCACGGACATTGTCATGGCTGACCTTTCACCTTCTAACCTTGACACCATTAGACGCTGGATGGACGGAGAAAAGACAAACTTCAAATGGGATCATATTTTCAAGTTCATAGCAGAATTGGCTGGAGCCAA AGATGTTTCAGAGTGGACTAAAAGAAAGATTGGTCACCTAAAGACAGCCGTGAAGAAACTTGTCACTTGTGACGTCACAGTGGAACTTCCATTAGGACCAGACTACGTTGAGGCATTCGATGTCGTATTTACCAGTTTCTGTCTTGCTGCTGCTGCAAAAAGTGTCGCTGAATACAAACAGTTCCTGAAAAATGTGGCCTCCCTTCTTCCCTCTGGTGGTCATCTTGTCATGCGCGATGTAAAGAACAAAACGGCTTATACAGTTGATAACAGAATCTTCCACTATCTTTCATTTTCGACGTCTGATGTAAAAGATGCCTTATGCAATGCCCAGTTTGAGGTTCTGGAGTATAAATCTGATACCTTCTCCATGCTTCAGTTTGACCCTCCTGAATTTGAAGTCTTTGTATTGTTGGCAAGAAAGATATAA